The Brassica napus cultivar Da-Ae chromosome C7, Da-Ae, whole genome shotgun sequence genome has a segment encoding these proteins:
- the LOC106387350 gene encoding myosin-13 isoform X2, protein MVSSTVKVGSFVWVEDPEEAWLDGEVIEVNGDDIKVRCTSGKMVVVKVSKAYPKDMEVPPSGVADMTTLAYLHEPGVLQNLKSRYYIDDIYTYTGDILIAVNPFKQVENLYNDHMIALYKGAPFGSLMPHPFAVADAAYRQMINEGVSQSILVSGESGAGKTETAKTLMKYLAKMGGRAVNDLSTRRRSVEDQVLESNPVLEAFGNAKTVRNNNSSRFGKFVEIQFDQRGRISGAAIKTYLLERSRVCQVSDYERNYHCFYMLCAAPPEDTRKLKLEDPTTYRYLNQSRCIKLEGMDDSKEYTKTREAMSIVGISSEEQEAIFRILAAILHLGNIEFTNGEETDSSVPKDKKSLKIAAELFMCDEQALEDSLCKRVMVTPEETLSRCLDPESAALSRDALAKFLYSRLFDWIVNKINNSIGQDPDSKNMIGVLDIYGFESFKTNSFEQFCINLTNEKLQFHFNEHVLKMEQDEYKKEEIEWNHIDFPDNRYVLELIEKKPGGIIALLDEACMFPRSTHETFSQKMYETFKKNEYFRKPKLARTDFTVCHYAGDVTYQTEQFLEKNKDYVVAEHQALLGASSCTFIAGLFPLQMEDASKQSKFSSVASQFKQQLALLIERLSTTEPRYIRCVKPNNLLKPSIFENQNVLQQLRCGGMMEAIEICRAGYPTRKRFDEFLDRFSILASLTLDKSYDEKAACKKLLEAVGLEGYQMAELDARRTEVLGRAARIIQWKFRSYLVIKSAINMQAVGRGHLARHRFEDMRRKEAAALKIQRALRIYLERRTYIEAIVTVQSCLRGMAARNALRKKTKATLVIQIHCRRFLAETHYKKLKKAAVTTQSAWRARLARKELRELKMAAKETGALQAAKSKLEEQVEDLKLTLELEKRMRVDVEESKTQENAKLQLALQEVQDQLKETKVSLLKEVEAAKKTAEMVTVVKEVPIVDTELVEKLKSENENLKSMVTSLEQKIDETEKKFKETTKISEERLKQVLEAESKALEAESKIVDLKTAMDNFFFICRLQKMLEDVKNENQVLKQSVSSTPVETASETFPSTPVKNLQNVHHPSEENASLQGNMFTTPARIQGPRGSRFDPRHEDVDALINCVTKSVGFSQGKPVAAFTIYRCLLHWKSFEAERTNLFDRLVQMIGSAIKNEEEEENASLAYWLSNTSTLLFMLQQSLKSGGTGDNTPLRNSPSLVWWMTKGFRSPAAEAIRPVDAKVPALHFKQQLAAYVENIIGIIWDNLKTELNTFLTLCIQAPITFKGNELISDSTAKHWEGITEALNALLTTLKDNFVPPVLIQTIFSQAFSLINVQLFNSLVTRRDNCSFINGEYAKSGLDKLEKWCSETNEEYAGSSWDVLKHTRQAVGFLLIHKKDRISYEDIANDLCPILSIQQHFRLCTLYKDEIYNTESVDQKVIESMEKVMILIDISDFLLKDDSSNSMSMLIDDLSSSMQDKDFSQVKPAEELVENPSFVFLQ, encoded by the exons ATG GTTTCTTCTACAGTTAAAGTTGGCTCCTTCGTTTGGGTGGAAGATCCAGAGGAGGCATGGTTAGATGGAGAAGTTATTGAGGTTAATGGAGATGATATTAAGGTCCGATGTACCTCAGGGAAGATG GTGGTTGTCAAAGTTTCAAAGGCATATCCGAAAGATATGGAAGTTCCACCTTCTGGAGTGGCCGACATGACAACGCTAGCATATCTACATGAACCAGGGGTCCTACAGAATCTTAAATCAAGATATTACATAGACGACATTTAT ACTTACACAGGAGATATTTTGATTGCGGTGAACCCTTTTAAACAAGTAGAGAACCTTTACAATGACCATATGATTGCACTCTACAAAGGAGCTCCCTTTGGATCATTGATGCCTCATCCGTTTGCAGTTGCGGATGCAGCTTACAG ACAAATGATTAATGAGGGTGTTAGTCAATCAATCTTGGTAAGTGGTGAAAGTGGAGCAGGGAAGACTGAGACTGCTAAAACGCTTATGAAATATCTGGCTAAAATGGGAGGTCGAGCTGTCAATGATCTCTCGACCAGAAGGAGGAGTGTTGAAGATCAAGTTTTGGAG TCAAATCCTGTTTTAGAAGCATTTGGGAATGCAAAGACCGTCAGAAACAACAATTCAAG TCGATTTGGTAAATTCGTGGAGATTCAGTTCGATCAAAGGGGAAGGATATCAGGAGCTGCCATCAAGACTTATTTGTTAGAGAGATCAAGGGTGTGCCAAGTGTCAGATTATGAGAGAAACTATCACTGCTTTTACATGCTTTGTGCTGCACCACCTGAG GACACTAGAAAACTTAAGCTAGAGGATCCAACAACATACCGTTATCTGAATCAGTCTCGTTGTATTAAGTTAGAGGGGATGGATGATTCGAAAGAGTATACTAAAACCCGAGAAGCAATGAGCATTGTCGGGATAAGCTCAGAGGAGCAG GAAGCGATATTTCGAATTTTGGCGGCTATTCTTCATCTAGGTAACATAGAATTTACCAACGGAGAAGAAACAGACTCGTCAGTTCCAAAAGACAAGAAGTCACTGAAGATTGCGGCTGAGCTTTTCAT GTGTGATGAGCAAGCACTGGAAGATTCTCTTTGCAAACGTGTAATGGTGACACCTGAAGAAACACTTTCCAGATGTCTGGATCCTGAATCTGCAGCATTGAGCAGAGATGCTTTGGCAAAATTTTTATACTCAAGATTGTTTGATTG GATTGTTAACAAGATCAATAATTCAATTGGGCAAGATCCTGACTCGAAAAACATGATCGGAGTGCTTGATATTTATGGATTCGAGAGTTTCAAGACAAACAG CTTTGAACAATTTTGCATCAATTTGACCAATGAGAAACTTCAGTTCCACTTTAATGAG CACGTCTTAAAAATGGAACAAGATGAGTACAAGAAAGAAGAAATTGAGTGGAACCACATCGATTTCCCAGATAATCGATATGTTTTGGAACTTATTGAGAAG AAACCTGGTGGTATAATTGCTCTTCTGGATGAGGCTTG CATGTTCCCAAGATCAACGCATGAAACATTTTCTCAAAAGATGTATGAAACATTCAAAAAGAACGAGTACTTCCGCAAGCCAAAATTAGCTCGTACTGACTTCACAGTTTGCCACTACGCCGGTGAT gtCACTTATCAGACCGAACAGTTTCTGGAAAAGAACAAAGATTATGTTGTTGCTGAGCATCAGGCTCTTCTGGGTGCTTCTAGTTGCACTTTTATTGCAGGTCTATTTCCTCTTCAAATGGAAGATGCTAGCAAACAGTCAAAGTTTTCTTCTGTAGCTTCACAATTTAAG CAACAATTGGCATTATTGATTGAACGTCTCAGTACTACTGAACCTCGCTATATTCGTTGCGTTAAGCCCAATAATCTTCTGAAGCCTTCTATCTTTGAGAACCAAAATGTCCTGCAACAGCTACGTTGTGGG GGTATGATGGAGGCAATTGAGATTTGTCGTGCTGGATATCCTACACGAAAACGTTTTGATGAATTCCTGGACAGATTTAGTATCCTAGCTTCTCTTACTTTGGATAAGAG TTATGATGAGAAAGCAGCCTGCAAGAAACTTCTGGAGGCAGTTGGACTCGAAGGATACCAG ATGGCTGAGTTAGATGCTCGGAGGACTGAGGTCTTAGGAAGAGCTGCCAGAATTATACAGTGGAAATTCCGCTCCTACCTTGTCATCAAATCTGCAATAAATATGCAGGCTGTGGGCAGAG GTCATCTTGCTCGACATAGATTTGAGGACATGCGCAGAAAAGAAGCGGCTGCTTTGAAGATCCAGAGAGCTTTGCGGATCTACCTTGAGAGGCGTACTTACATAGAAGCTATTGTTACAGTTCAGTCATGTTTGCGCGGCATGGCTGCTCGCAATGCACTACGAAAGAAGACCAAGGCCACACTTGTTATTCAG ATTCATTGCCGTAGATTCCTGGCCGAGACGCACtacaagaagctgaagaaagCAGCGGTTACTACACAAAGTGCATGGAGAGCAAGGCTAGCCCGTAAAGAACTGCGAGAGCTTAAGATG GCTGCAAAAGAAACTGGAGCCCTACAAGCTGCCAAGAGCAAGCTTGAGGAGCAAGTGGAAGATCTCAAGTTGACACTGGAGCTAGAGAAACGCATGAGG GTGGACGTGGAAGAAAGTAAAACACAAGAAAATGCGAAACTGCAATTGGCATTGCAGGAAGTACAAGACCAGCTCAAGGAAACCAAAGTGTCTCTCTTAAAGGAAGTGGAAGCTGCGAAAAAGACTGCAGAAATGGTTACTGTGGTAAAGGAGGTTCCTATTGTTGACACTGAGCTAGTGGAGAAACTCAAGAGTGAAAACGAAAACCTCAAG TCCATGGTAACTTCGCTGGAGCAGAAGATAGATGAAACAGAGAAAAAATTCAAGGAGACGACCAAAATTAGCGAGGAGAGACTGAAGCAGGTTTTAGAAGCTGAAAGCAAGGCTTTGGAAGCTGAAAGCAAAATCGTTGATTTGAAGACAGCCATGGACAA CTTTTTCTTCATTTGCAGACTCCAAAAGATGTTAGAGGATGTAAAAAacgaaaatcaagttttgaagCAATCTGTCTCAAGCACACCTGTTGAGACAGCATCAGAAACTTTCCCTTCTACTCCAGTAAAG AACCTGCAAAATGTCCACCATCCTAGCGAAGAAAATGCGTCTCTGCAGGGAAATATGTTTACCACACCAGCAAGGATTCAAGGACCGAGGGGATCCCGTTTTGATCCTCGACAT GAGGATGTGGATGCCCTGATCAACTGTGTCACAAAAAGTGTTGGATTCAGTCAGGGGAAGCCTGTAGCGGCATTTACCATCTACAGATGTCTTCTTCATTGGAAGTCTTTTGAAGCAGAAAGAACCAATTTGTTTGATCGTCTTGTTCAAATGATTGGTTCTGCTAttaagaatgaagaagaagaagaaaacgctAGTTTGGCATATTGGTTATCCAATACATCGACCTTACTGTTCATGCTCCAACAAAGCTTGAAATCTGGTGGAACCGGGGATAATACTCCACTTCGAAACTCACCTTCCTTGGTCTGGTGGATGACCAAG GGTTTCCGTTCTCCAGCGGCTGAAGCGATTAGGCCGGTTGATGCCAAGGTTCCAGCTCTGCATTTCAAGCAGCAGCTTGCAGCCTATGTTGAAAACATTATTGGGATTATCTGGGATAACCTGAAAACGGAGCTGAACACTTTCCTTACTCTCTGCATCCAG gcaCCAATTACGTTTAAGGGGAATGAACTGATATCTGATAGCACTGCTAAACACTGGGAAGGGATTACTGAAGCCTTAAATGCACTGCTAACCACACTTAAAGATAACTTT GTTCCTCCGGTTCTTATCCAGACTATATTCTCTCAGGCTTTCTCACTCATCAATGTCCAACTGTTTAACAG CCTTGTCACCCGACGAGATAACTGTTCATTTATCAATGGAGAATATGCAAAATCTGGTTTAGATAAGTTAGAGAAATGGTGCTCCGAAACAAATGAAGAG TATGCTGGCTCATCGTGGGATGTACTAAAACATACCAGACAAGCTGTTGGATTCCTG CTCATCCACAAGAAAGATAGAATCTCATACGAAGATATTGCAAATGATCTGTGTCCA ATCCTTAGCATACAGCAGCATTTCAGACTGTGTACTCTGTACAAGGATGAAATCTACAACACagaaagtgttgatcaaaag GTGATCGAAAGCATGGAAAAAGTTATGATACTGATAGACATCAGCGACTTCTTGTTAAAAGATGATTCTAG CAACAGCATGTCCATGTTGATCGATGACTTATCAAGTTCGATGCAAGATAAGGACTTTTCCCAAGTGAAACCTGCCGAGGAACTTGTGGAGAACCCATCTTTCGTTTTCTTGCAGTAG
- the LOC106387350 gene encoding myosin-13 isoform X1 — MVSSTVKVGSFVWVEDPEEAWLDGEVIEVNGDDIKVRCTSGKMVVVKVSKAYPKDMEVPPSGVADMTTLAYLHEPGVLQNLKSRYYIDDIYTYTGDILIAVNPFKQVENLYNDHMIALYKGAPFGSLMPHPFAVADAAYRQMINEGVSQSILVSGESGAGKTETAKTLMKYLAKMGGRAVNDLSTRRRSVEDQVLESNPVLEAFGNAKTVRNNNSSRFGKFVEIQFDQRGRISGAAIKTYLLERSRVCQVSDYERNYHCFYMLCAAPPEDTRKLKLEDPTTYRYLNQSRCIKLEGMDDSKEYTKTREAMSIVGISSEEQEAIFRILAAILHLGNIEFTNGEETDSSVPKDKKSLKIAAELFMCDEQALEDSLCKRVMVTPEETLSRCLDPESAALSRDALAKFLYSRLFDWIVNKINNSIGQDPDSKNMIGVLDIYGFESFKTNSFEQFCINLTNEKLQFHFNEHVLKMEQDEYKKEEIEWNHIDFPDNRYVLELIEKKPGGIIALLDEACMFPRSTHETFSQKMYETFKKNEYFRKPKLARTDFTVCHYAGDVTYQTEQFLEKNKDYVVAEHQALLGASSCTFIAGLFPLQMEDASKQSKFSSVASQFKQQLALLIERLSTTEPRYIRCVKPNNLLKPSIFENQNVLQQLRCGGMMEAIEICRAGYPTRKRFDEFLDRFSILASLTLDKSYDEKAACKKLLEAVGLEGYQIGKTKVLLMAGQMAELDARRTEVLGRAARIIQWKFRSYLVIKSAINMQAVGRGHLARHRFEDMRRKEAAALKIQRALRIYLERRTYIEAIVTVQSCLRGMAARNALRKKTKATLVIQIHCRRFLAETHYKKLKKAAVTTQSAWRARLARKELRELKMAAKETGALQAAKSKLEEQVEDLKLTLELEKRMRVDVEESKTQENAKLQLALQEVQDQLKETKVSLLKEVEAAKKTAEMVTVVKEVPIVDTELVEKLKSENENLKSMVTSLEQKIDETEKKFKETTKISEERLKQVLEAESKALEAESKIVDLKTAMDKLQKMLEDVKNENQVLKQSVSSTPVETASETFPSTPVKNLQNVHHPSEENASLQGNMFTTPARIQGPRGSRFDPRHEDVDALINCVTKSVGFSQGKPVAAFTIYRCLLHWKSFEAERTNLFDRLVQMIGSAIKNEEEEENASLAYWLSNTSTLLFMLQQSLKSGGTGDNTPLRNSPSLVWWMTKGFRSPAAEAIRPVDAKVPALHFKQQLAAYVENIIGIIWDNLKTELNTFLTLCIQAPITFKGNELISDSTAKHWEGITEALNALLTTLKDNFVPPVLIQTIFSQAFSLINVQLFNSLVTRRDNCSFINGEYAKSGLDKLEKWCSETNEEYAGSSWDVLKHTRQAVGFLLIHKKDRISYEDIANDLCPILSIQQHFRLCTLYKDEIYNTESVDQKVIESMEKVMILIDISDFLLKDDSSNSMSMLIDDLSSSMQDKDFSQVKPAEELVENPSFVFLQ, encoded by the exons ATG GTTTCTTCTACAGTTAAAGTTGGCTCCTTCGTTTGGGTGGAAGATCCAGAGGAGGCATGGTTAGATGGAGAAGTTATTGAGGTTAATGGAGATGATATTAAGGTCCGATGTACCTCAGGGAAGATG GTGGTTGTCAAAGTTTCAAAGGCATATCCGAAAGATATGGAAGTTCCACCTTCTGGAGTGGCCGACATGACAACGCTAGCATATCTACATGAACCAGGGGTCCTACAGAATCTTAAATCAAGATATTACATAGACGACATTTAT ACTTACACAGGAGATATTTTGATTGCGGTGAACCCTTTTAAACAAGTAGAGAACCTTTACAATGACCATATGATTGCACTCTACAAAGGAGCTCCCTTTGGATCATTGATGCCTCATCCGTTTGCAGTTGCGGATGCAGCTTACAG ACAAATGATTAATGAGGGTGTTAGTCAATCAATCTTGGTAAGTGGTGAAAGTGGAGCAGGGAAGACTGAGACTGCTAAAACGCTTATGAAATATCTGGCTAAAATGGGAGGTCGAGCTGTCAATGATCTCTCGACCAGAAGGAGGAGTGTTGAAGATCAAGTTTTGGAG TCAAATCCTGTTTTAGAAGCATTTGGGAATGCAAAGACCGTCAGAAACAACAATTCAAG TCGATTTGGTAAATTCGTGGAGATTCAGTTCGATCAAAGGGGAAGGATATCAGGAGCTGCCATCAAGACTTATTTGTTAGAGAGATCAAGGGTGTGCCAAGTGTCAGATTATGAGAGAAACTATCACTGCTTTTACATGCTTTGTGCTGCACCACCTGAG GACACTAGAAAACTTAAGCTAGAGGATCCAACAACATACCGTTATCTGAATCAGTCTCGTTGTATTAAGTTAGAGGGGATGGATGATTCGAAAGAGTATACTAAAACCCGAGAAGCAATGAGCATTGTCGGGATAAGCTCAGAGGAGCAG GAAGCGATATTTCGAATTTTGGCGGCTATTCTTCATCTAGGTAACATAGAATTTACCAACGGAGAAGAAACAGACTCGTCAGTTCCAAAAGACAAGAAGTCACTGAAGATTGCGGCTGAGCTTTTCAT GTGTGATGAGCAAGCACTGGAAGATTCTCTTTGCAAACGTGTAATGGTGACACCTGAAGAAACACTTTCCAGATGTCTGGATCCTGAATCTGCAGCATTGAGCAGAGATGCTTTGGCAAAATTTTTATACTCAAGATTGTTTGATTG GATTGTTAACAAGATCAATAATTCAATTGGGCAAGATCCTGACTCGAAAAACATGATCGGAGTGCTTGATATTTATGGATTCGAGAGTTTCAAGACAAACAG CTTTGAACAATTTTGCATCAATTTGACCAATGAGAAACTTCAGTTCCACTTTAATGAG CACGTCTTAAAAATGGAACAAGATGAGTACAAGAAAGAAGAAATTGAGTGGAACCACATCGATTTCCCAGATAATCGATATGTTTTGGAACTTATTGAGAAG AAACCTGGTGGTATAATTGCTCTTCTGGATGAGGCTTG CATGTTCCCAAGATCAACGCATGAAACATTTTCTCAAAAGATGTATGAAACATTCAAAAAGAACGAGTACTTCCGCAAGCCAAAATTAGCTCGTACTGACTTCACAGTTTGCCACTACGCCGGTGAT gtCACTTATCAGACCGAACAGTTTCTGGAAAAGAACAAAGATTATGTTGTTGCTGAGCATCAGGCTCTTCTGGGTGCTTCTAGTTGCACTTTTATTGCAGGTCTATTTCCTCTTCAAATGGAAGATGCTAGCAAACAGTCAAAGTTTTCTTCTGTAGCTTCACAATTTAAG CAACAATTGGCATTATTGATTGAACGTCTCAGTACTACTGAACCTCGCTATATTCGTTGCGTTAAGCCCAATAATCTTCTGAAGCCTTCTATCTTTGAGAACCAAAATGTCCTGCAACAGCTACGTTGTGGG GGTATGATGGAGGCAATTGAGATTTGTCGTGCTGGATATCCTACACGAAAACGTTTTGATGAATTCCTGGACAGATTTAGTATCCTAGCTTCTCTTACTTTGGATAAGAG TTATGATGAGAAAGCAGCCTGCAAGAAACTTCTGGAGGCAGTTGGACTCGAAGGATACCAG ATTGGAAAGACGAAGGTTCTCCTCATGGCTGGACAGATGGCTGAGTTAGATGCTCGGAGGACTGAGGTCTTAGGAAGAGCTGCCAGAATTATACAGTGGAAATTCCGCTCCTACCTTGTCATCAAATCTGCAATAAATATGCAGGCTGTGGGCAGAG GTCATCTTGCTCGACATAGATTTGAGGACATGCGCAGAAAAGAAGCGGCTGCTTTGAAGATCCAGAGAGCTTTGCGGATCTACCTTGAGAGGCGTACTTACATAGAAGCTATTGTTACAGTTCAGTCATGTTTGCGCGGCATGGCTGCTCGCAATGCACTACGAAAGAAGACCAAGGCCACACTTGTTATTCAG ATTCATTGCCGTAGATTCCTGGCCGAGACGCACtacaagaagctgaagaaagCAGCGGTTACTACACAAAGTGCATGGAGAGCAAGGCTAGCCCGTAAAGAACTGCGAGAGCTTAAGATG GCTGCAAAAGAAACTGGAGCCCTACAAGCTGCCAAGAGCAAGCTTGAGGAGCAAGTGGAAGATCTCAAGTTGACACTGGAGCTAGAGAAACGCATGAGG GTGGACGTGGAAGAAAGTAAAACACAAGAAAATGCGAAACTGCAATTGGCATTGCAGGAAGTACAAGACCAGCTCAAGGAAACCAAAGTGTCTCTCTTAAAGGAAGTGGAAGCTGCGAAAAAGACTGCAGAAATGGTTACTGTGGTAAAGGAGGTTCCTATTGTTGACACTGAGCTAGTGGAGAAACTCAAGAGTGAAAACGAAAACCTCAAG TCCATGGTAACTTCGCTGGAGCAGAAGATAGATGAAACAGAGAAAAAATTCAAGGAGACGACCAAAATTAGCGAGGAGAGACTGAAGCAGGTTTTAGAAGCTGAAAGCAAGGCTTTGGAAGCTGAAAGCAAAATCGTTGATTTGAAGACAGCCATGGACAA ACTCCAAAAGATGTTAGAGGATGTAAAAAacgaaaatcaagttttgaagCAATCTGTCTCAAGCACACCTGTTGAGACAGCATCAGAAACTTTCCCTTCTACTCCAGTAAAG AACCTGCAAAATGTCCACCATCCTAGCGAAGAAAATGCGTCTCTGCAGGGAAATATGTTTACCACACCAGCAAGGATTCAAGGACCGAGGGGATCCCGTTTTGATCCTCGACAT GAGGATGTGGATGCCCTGATCAACTGTGTCACAAAAAGTGTTGGATTCAGTCAGGGGAAGCCTGTAGCGGCATTTACCATCTACAGATGTCTTCTTCATTGGAAGTCTTTTGAAGCAGAAAGAACCAATTTGTTTGATCGTCTTGTTCAAATGATTGGTTCTGCTAttaagaatgaagaagaagaagaaaacgctAGTTTGGCATATTGGTTATCCAATACATCGACCTTACTGTTCATGCTCCAACAAAGCTTGAAATCTGGTGGAACCGGGGATAATACTCCACTTCGAAACTCACCTTCCTTGGTCTGGTGGATGACCAAG GGTTTCCGTTCTCCAGCGGCTGAAGCGATTAGGCCGGTTGATGCCAAGGTTCCAGCTCTGCATTTCAAGCAGCAGCTTGCAGCCTATGTTGAAAACATTATTGGGATTATCTGGGATAACCTGAAAACGGAGCTGAACACTTTCCTTACTCTCTGCATCCAG gcaCCAATTACGTTTAAGGGGAATGAACTGATATCTGATAGCACTGCTAAACACTGGGAAGGGATTACTGAAGCCTTAAATGCACTGCTAACCACACTTAAAGATAACTTT GTTCCTCCGGTTCTTATCCAGACTATATTCTCTCAGGCTTTCTCACTCATCAATGTCCAACTGTTTAACAG CCTTGTCACCCGACGAGATAACTGTTCATTTATCAATGGAGAATATGCAAAATCTGGTTTAGATAAGTTAGAGAAATGGTGCTCCGAAACAAATGAAGAG TATGCTGGCTCATCGTGGGATGTACTAAAACATACCAGACAAGCTGTTGGATTCCTG CTCATCCACAAGAAAGATAGAATCTCATACGAAGATATTGCAAATGATCTGTGTCCA ATCCTTAGCATACAGCAGCATTTCAGACTGTGTACTCTGTACAAGGATGAAATCTACAACACagaaagtgttgatcaaaag GTGATCGAAAGCATGGAAAAAGTTATGATACTGATAGACATCAGCGACTTCTTGTTAAAAGATGATTCTAG CAACAGCATGTCCATGTTGATCGATGACTTATCAAGTTCGATGCAAGATAAGGACTTTTCCCAAGTGAAACCTGCCGAGGAACTTGTGGAGAACCCATCTTTCGTTTTCTTGCAGTAG